The nucleotide sequence GAGACGGTGCTGTCGAAAGCGGGCGCCAATCCCGTCGCCTTCTCCTCGCCCGGCGACAACATCATCTCGCGCGAAGCAGGCAATATCACCGAGAGCGGCAACCCGCTCGACGTCGCCGTGGTCGGACAGGGTTGGCTCGCCTTCGCCGGTCCGAACGGCACGGTCTATACGCGCGACGGCCGCCTCCAGATCGCCCCGAACGGCGACCTTCAAACGGTGAGCGGTTTCCCCATCATCGATGCGGGCGGTGCACAGCTCACGCTCGACCCGAATGGCGGACCGGTCGCGATCTCGCGCAGCGGTGCGATCACCCAGGACAACAACGAGATCGGCACGATCGGCCTGTTCAACATTCCCGCGGACGCCAATCTCGACCGCTACGGCAATTCGGGCGTCGTCCCCGACCGGCCTGCGACCGCCATCTCCGATTTCACCCGGGACGGCTTCAAGCAAGGCTATGTCGAAGGCTCCGGCGCCAATCCGATGCTCGAATTGACCCGGCTGATCTCGGCCTCGCGCGCCTTCGACGGCACCAATTCGCTGCTCGAGGGCACCGAGAGCTCGTTGCAGAACGCGATCCGAACGCTGGGCGAGCCCGGAAAGTAGACTGCACCTCGCGCGCCATGATTGTGGACAATTTCCTTGAACGCTCTCCGGCAACTTGAGTGGGCACTGCTGGAGCTTCAGCAGAGCACCCCCCTTGCAAGCGTCAGCGGCGCGATCTCCGAGATCGCGCCGACGCATTTCCGCGTCTCCGGCCTGTCGCGCTTCGTCAGGCTCGGCGAGTTGATCGGCGTCAATTCGGCGGGCAAGCCCCAGATCGGCGAGGTTGTCCGGATCGATAGCGACGGCATCATCGCCAAGCCGTTCGACCGGCAGTTCGCAGGCGGCCTCGGATCGATCGCATACCGGATGCCGCCATTGTCCTTCGCGCCCGATCCGAGCTGGAAGGGCCGCGTCATCAACGCGCTCGGCGCGCCGCTGGACGGACAGGGTCCTCTCACGCCGGGATCGCGGGCCGTGTCGGCGGAGACGGAGGCACCGCCGGCGATGAAGCGGGCGCGCGTCCACAAACCCTTGCGTACCGGCGTGCGGGTCATCGACCTGTTTGCGCCGATCTGCGCCGGCCAGCGCGTCGGCATTTTTGCCGGATCCGGAGTCGGCAAATCCACGCTGCTGGCGATGCTCGCCCGCAGCGAAGGCTTCGACACCGTCGTGCTGGCGCTCGTCGGCGAGCGCGGCCGCGAGGTGCGCGAATTCATCGAGGACGTGCTGGGCAATGACCGCGCGCGCGCCGTCACCATCGTATCGACGGGAGATGAAAGCCCGATGATGCGGCGGCTGGCGCCGAAGACGGCGATGGCGGTCGCCGAATATTTTCGCGACCGGGGCGAATCCGTCCTGCTCGTGATCGATTCGATCACGCGCTTCGCTCATGCCGCCCGCGAGGTCGCGCTCGCCGCCGGCGAGCCCGCGGTCGCGCGCGGCTACGCGCCGACCGTCTTCACCGATCTGCCGCGTCTCCTGGAACGGGCTGGCCCCGGCGAGGAGGGGTCCGGGAGCATCACCGGCATCTTCTCCGTGCTGGTCGATGGCGACGATCACAACGAGCCGATCGCCGACACCATCCGCAGCACGCTCGATGGGCACATCGTGCTCAGCCGGCACATTGCCGACCAGGCACGCTATCCGGCCGTGGACATGCTGGCATCCGTCTCCCGTCT is from Bradyrhizobium sp. ISRA430 and encodes:
- the flgF gene encoding flagellar basal-body rod protein FlgF, which codes for MQSALYVGLSAQVALEKRLQTIANNVANVNTAAFRTDVVKFETVLSKAGANPVAFSSPGDNIISREAGNITESGNPLDVAVVGQGWLAFAGPNGTVYTRDGRLQIAPNGDLQTVSGFPIIDAGGAQLTLDPNGGPVAISRSGAITQDNNEIGTIGLFNIPADANLDRYGNSGVVPDRPATAISDFTRDGFKQGYVEGSGANPMLELTRLISASRAFDGTNSLLEGTESSLQNAIRTLGEPGK
- the fliI gene encoding flagellar protein export ATPase FliI, coding for MNALRQLEWALLELQQSTPLASVSGAISEIAPTHFRVSGLSRFVRLGELIGVNSAGKPQIGEVVRIDSDGIIAKPFDRQFAGGLGSIAYRMPPLSFAPDPSWKGRVINALGAPLDGQGPLTPGSRAVSAETEAPPAMKRARVHKPLRTGVRVIDLFAPICAGQRVGIFAGSGVGKSTLLAMLARSEGFDTVVLALVGERGREVREFIEDVLGNDRARAVTIVSTGDESPMMRRLAPKTAMAVAEYFRDRGESVLLVIDSITRFAHAAREVALAAGEPAVARGYAPTVFTDLPRLLERAGPGEEGSGSITGIFSVLVDGDDHNEPIADTIRSTLDGHIVLSRHIADQARYPAVDMLASVSRLAHNVWDPEERELVSKLRAMIAKYEDTRDLRLMGGYQSGRDSSLDQAVDMVPRIYSAMRQDASAPPSADPFRELRDMLKGD